The genomic region GTTCTTGTAATCGAgttcatttgtgtgtgcatttctAGATGTCACTGAGTGTGACTGAGGAACTCCATGTTATACACCTAGAGACACAGTTCGAGCTGCatggcctgtctgtctctcttgagGTGAGACCTCTCCACTTACCTGGACCATACACAATGGTCTCAACAACTTTCAATCTCACTGCCTTCATTTTCTgcatgtttcatgtgtgtgcctgctctctctctctctctctctctctctctctctctctctctctctctctctctctctctctctctctctctctctctctctctctctctctctctctctctctctctctctctctctctctctctctctctctctctcctctctctctctctctctctctctctctctctctctctctctctctcctctctctctctctctctctctctctctctctctctctctctctcagacctcCACTCTTCCTGTAGTGGTGATTTCAAACTCCAGCCAGCAGCAGAGTGCTTGGGCATCCGTTCTTTGGTTCAACACACTCCGCGCTGACTCCAAGGTCAGACAGTAGTGGTCACACCTCTAACGGCCATGATTTCTACACATCTGCGTAGTAGGTTAAAGAACCTCCTGTTgtccaacactgatctaactaACGTCGACTCTGTCCTTTGGTAGAACCTGACGTTCTTTGCAAGCTCACCAACAGCGACCTGGAGTCAGCTCGGGAAGATGCTGAGCTGGCAGTTCCTGTCATGTGGAAAACGTGGCCTGGACTCAGACCAGCTTGATACTCTCGCTCAGAAACTCTTTGGTGCGTCACCCTCATTGCCACGGCGCTGGTGTAGCCAGTGCATGGCCTGTCAGGAAAGATGGCCTGAGCATACAGTGGTGCTGTATAACTGTAAACTACAGGCCAGCTTCCTCACGTTACAGTCATTAAAATTCAAAGTGGTGAACGTTTCTATGGTTTGATCATGCATTGTTTTGAAAGTATAGAAAACAGTAGAATTTTCAAATTACTGTTTGCAGTCTTTAATTGTCAGACTTCTAGATTTGTTATACTAGGTTAGCATTTATGTAATGTGATTATTTACTTTTGATTAGCTGATTAGAAAGGCTACATTGCATTTTCCATTTTGTGATCTCAAAGAGTTTTAAGTATTACAGTGGTTTTACTACTCTTTTTCATATCAGGTAAACAAAAGAGTTATGACGCTTGCAAAATCTCTTGGACCAAGTTCAGCAAGGTAAGGAGAAACCAACGTGAACCTTCTGAAAAATCTTTTCTAGGAATTTCAAAAAACACagttaaaaaaaactttaaaggcatactaaccctaaccctaaccctaaaaaaGCACCATTAATTAATTTTATAGGTATTATAAAAACACAGTTAAATGACCTTTTTGTGTGTTCATGCTCCTGTACTTCTGCAGGAAAATATCCATGGCACAAACTTCACTTTCTGGGTGTGGATGGATGGCATTCTGAACTTGGTTAAACTTTACCTTGCTGATTTGTGGCATGATGGGTAGGTTTCTCtctatatatctgtgtgtgtgtgtgtgtgtgtgtgtgtgtgtgtgtgtgtgtgtgtgtgtgtgtgtgtgtgtgtgtgtgtgtgtgtgtgtgtgtgtgtgtgtgtgtatgcatgcgtgtgtgtatgcgtgttccCCATTCTAGCtgatgtgtgcttgtgtgctgcAGATCCATCATGGGCTTCATAACTAGGGGCAGAGAGAAGGCGTTGTTGAAGCAGAAGCAGAGTGGCACGTTTCTCCTGCGCTTCAGTGAAAGCATCAGAGATGGAGGAATTACCTTCAGCTGGGTGGAGTACTCTAatgatggtacacacacacacacacacacacacacacacacacacgtgtgcaggcacacacaaacactaccctGAGTTATCCTGAGTAATTCCTGCCTCTCAAGGAAGTGGATGTGTTTGCAGGTAAGCCTGCAGTGCGGACGGTGCAGCCGTTCATCGGCACGGACCTGAAGCAGATTCCTCTCCCAGAGATCCTCCGCAACTTTCAGCTCATGGAGGCAGACAATGCTCCAGTGTTCCCACTCCAGTTCCTGTACCCCCAAACCCCCACGGATCAGGCCTTCGGCAAGTACTACAACGAGAAGACAGGAGGTGAGCAtcgttgtgtgtgtctgagtacaTTAGCTCTGGACATTAATGGCTCCAGAGTAGCTTGGCTATGATCTCTTCTGATCTAACCGCTAATATGAATGTGGAAACAGGCCAGTATGTCCTGTGTATTAGTCATTAAATGGGTTAGTTATAAAACAGTTTCACATGCTTAACAATCAGTTTTTTCAGTACAGCAAAACAGTAGTCAATGAATTTTCAATGTGATGAGTTTGTACTGGACAGCTTTTCAATTCTTTGGAGTTGTTTTTTGATGTTGTatgttttgttggtgttttttTCATCATCAGTGGAAAATGGCTGTTGTAAACAAAATAGGTCTTGGGGCTTTCACTTTAATTGACATCAGCCTCAGGACGCAGCCTTTGTGTGTCTGGAAGGGTTTGTGTTATGCGAGTTTCACTCATCCATTGGTTTCAGAGTATGACCAGTCTTCTTTGTATATCTCTGCATTTCAGAGGCGAGTCCTTACTTTAAGTATATTAAAACCAAGCTGGTCTTCGTTTCAACAGAGTAAGTATTTGCTCCAAATCCATATTTATTATATGTACATGCAGTTAAAGCTACAGTTACTGCAGGCCTGTACAGTCacagaaataaagaaacgaTCCAGTGTgaagtaaaataaaaacatgacaCAAAAAAACGTCACGTTAAATTAAAAAGGGGGGCTGGGACAAGGGGTCAGTAGAAGGAAGAAGGTGAGTCATGATGGAGGGTGTTGACATGACTGCTGCCGTCAACCTCAGCAACTGTGGAATGATATGAATTAATTTCAGTTGAAGGGTAATTGGTCACTGTACATAAAGTCAGTGGGTCATGTGAAACATTATACTGCATTAGACAACCATTGTAGTGTCATTAAATCATGGAGATCAGATTAGGATTATTAGACAACCATTGTAGTGTCATTAAATCATGGAGATCAGATTAGGATTATTAGACAGCCATTGTAGTGCCATTAAATTGTGGAGATCAGATTAGGATTATTAGGCAGCCATTGTAGTGCCATTAAATTGTGGAGATCAGATTAGGATTATTGTTGCATTACATAggacagggtacccgcgggtccttaaaaagtcttaaatttagttttccatattcaaggcctaaaaatgtcttaaaatgtctggaattttatgaggggaggcattaaattattataagtgtgtgttgttcagttgttctagcgcgatgtgaactttgccgaatctagcgctaggaccttgcagaaaataaccgctccagggtcctagtgctagattcctagcgctgGAGTTTACGGCCTCatcaacgtcaacaattttcgttcgccaaccgcaccccccccccccccccccgtcaacaatttccGTTcgccagaccccccccacccccgtcaacgatgtggaacacacctgtatccccagtaatagtattattttttcgtgtgagaggtattaaaaaaaagtcattgaatttgagattaaaaaatgtgcagataccctgataGGAGAATAGCAATAAATCTGATGATCCCGTTGAACAAGGTAATATGAACAAGGTAATGATATGCTGAGTttaatgtgtattttttaactCCGATTTCACGCTAATGAAACGGATACAGTACATTAGTCCAAacagttttttttccttcatctTCAAGGAACAGTTGTACATGACTTTGAACGGTCTGGACCACTCATGCATTTTGTTCATATCTAGATGATATATTCAAATATAAGAAGAATGGCTAGTTGTCTTTAATACGGCCAATTGTCTTAAAGCACTTGAAAAATGCATTTGTTTGTGAGTGGATCCTGAAGACAACGGTCAGTAAAATATGAACCAGCTATGGAGGACTCTGAGTGCATCCAGAAAAGCTCATCTTCTTCTAGAACTGCGTGTGGAATGATTCTATATCAGACCATCACGAGGGTGCTGCCTTTGGACCAGGCGTTAGCACTGCCTTCAGTGCTTGCTGTTAGACGCTTCACCGTGCTCTCATTGGTTGCAGCAGGTGCAGGGCTCCAGACAAAAAaattactcaaggagccagtGGCTTCTAAAAGGACAAAATCTTGTGCCAATAAATTTTTTCTAGGTGCCATAATAATATACCAACGAATAAAACTGTGGACGGCTGTTCAACTGCATTCTCGTCTTGGTCTTCCAATAGTCCACTGGGGCTTAAAGTGTTTGTGGCTGTGATTGAGCAGATGGCCTCTTGGGGTCAGACAGAGATGTAGATTGTGTGAATAAATCTGATATTTTTCGCTTCACCATTTTCAGCAAGCTAATGCTTAGTGCTGAAGTTTGTTTTCATTGTTtaaatttttaaatacaaactcaaaagaatatggtggatatttttttccaattacaaaaaatcctcacgcataaaaaaaataatgctaTATCACCTGAAATAATATATAGTGAAGAAATTATATTACTCACAAAATAATATTTATGGTCACGATTGCAACCATTTTAGTTTCAGTCTTAAGCCCTGAGGTGcattaatatttgttattgACAGATCTTTTTGTGAATAGATATAATTCATTTATACTGCAGGGCACACAGTGGAGTTTTAATGTTTGGGAGAATTTAGCTTGAAACGTCTCTCTCCCATGTAATATATGTGTAACCCAACCTTACTCTGTGAAGACTTCAGTACTCCGTCCCCTTCCTTTCTAAACACAGTGTAGTACCATTAGAGCTCTGAGCCAGATTCCCAGACCACCCTGTGTTCTTCCACATTGTTGTATTCACTTCTTAAACCACGCCTAACACATTGAAGGCATATTCTGCCTTCGGTAACTGTCTGCCATTAGCCTTGCCCTTGGTTATGTGGTTGCCATAGTAATGGGTGCTGTGTGCTCGATTGCAACAGGAATGGGTGTGCAAGCCTGGCTGAGGGGCCAGCTCCTGATCTGTGTGATCAGCATAATGGTGAGTCCCGCCTCCCTGCCACCTTAACCAGTCAGATCAACCCTCTCTGTCCTCAAGGACTGGCTGATGTCACCGTGTTGTGCTGTAAGCTCCACCCCTAATGTTGAATGTTTCGTGGGGTCTTTTCCGTGTGTGAAAGCTGTGTTTGGTTTCTTACGGTGGTTTCTTACAGTCAACCACtggctttgcatgtgtgttcttGGTGTCTTTTACTAGATTCTGAATAAAGGCCCTTTTCAGTACAGTGGTAACGTCTTTATAAACCTTCCCACATCTTCCCTACACTACCTGTACCAGTTTGCCACGGAAGTGCTTTTACTAATCTTCAGTTGCAGTAGTCATGTAATCTGCAGAGACACTAACCTGCGGTTtacagtttgtgtgtgcattttttattttatttgtttttttatcttttttttggtGTTATAAGTTCTGACATCACTTCACATGCATCTAGCTGGAAGTCCACGTACCAAATTCTCATCAGTATATGTCTCTGTGTCTAAGGCCCTTCTCTTGAGGTGAATGAGGACATCATGTCTCGAGGTCTGAAGAACAGCCTGAAGAACTCCCCCATGCTCTCAAGCTGTTCCAGCAGTCCTGATTTATCCAACGGAGTTCTGGAAAGTTTCCGGCCTGAGGAACTTCTTGACATAATTCCAACTGAGCTTCCTGTGGAACTTCTTAGTTCTACTCTGGAGAATGGCGTTTCAGATCTCTTCTTGGACAACTTTCCACTTGCCATTTCGCCAGAGGCTAGTCCATCTTGGTTTCTTCCTGATCCAGACGACATCTCAGGCTTCCAGGAGTTAAGTTTTCCTGTGAGCCAGCCTCTGACACCCTGAGCTTTGGTTTTCTAAACTCTGTCACTAATATTAGCAGCTTGCACTTGCGCTACACAAATGTTGCGTctctgtattacagtatatctgaatatttaaatcaaattgaGTGATGGGTAATAGTCAAGATTGCCAACAGATATTCATACATATGCAGATATGTAGAGTGGGTCCATCGGGCAGGAATTTGGTTTTAGTCATCACTGTATCACTTAGATATATAGGTGATTCTAATTAGatgtgattttatttatttaatttcaaaCGATAGACTTTAAAGgaattttaaacatttaacatgTTGGTCAACATGAATCataaaatatttgtttaatCATGTTTGATACTATTACTGATTCTGTTTGACACATTAGGCAAATCAAACAAAAGCTTATAGATAAAACAGTAAGGGGCATGATGCATCATTTGCCTGCGTTAGTGACCTGAGGTGTCCAGATTGACCCTCCATACGTAACCTTAGGACGTACTGGGAGACGTGCTGGTTGTACTTGTCTCTGTCCCATTTGTCTGCCACTTATGAAAATGCTGTTTCAGCCTGCAACACTGACTCGTATCTCATCCTGTTGTCACCTACTTACTGCGTTCTGCTTTTCCTGGGGCATGATTGTAGTCTTATTTACCACTATGGCCACAGGCCGCTAGTTCAGACCCAGagcttcttaacctcatacatATATGGCCACACCTAGGACCGTTCTCATTACACCTCTCTAGACCCTTGTAGGCCAGAGTTATTCAACAAGAATAAGTTTGttcgttgttgttttttttttttttaattgactCTGCTTAGAATGTTGCTTAACATAGCGCTTTGTGATCAAACCCCATTGGATGATCTGACTTAGCTATTTATTAGAGTAATAAACAGTGGGGGTTCCGTTATGACGGGCAGTTGAACTGAGTGAAGAAACCTGTACACGGATTCCAAAGCATCTAGACATCAAAGCCATTAAGTTAAGTTTGCCATATGTGGCGCTGAACACCACCTTTTTGTGAAACATCTGTTGGGAAAATACTACAGATTCACTCATCATCAGATTTGTTCATGttatattttcatataataatttttttcctACCCAACCAGTTTTAAATTGAAGTACATGGAGATGTTATTCTCCAACTAGGGGAATGTTCAACTTATCTATAGTTGTTTTCCATCTAGTGCATTTAAACTGTATCAGTGAAGTTGATGTGTGGGAGATTATCAGAGGTTTAAATTTTTTATATCTCGTCATTCATTCATGAGTATCAAAGTAACCCTATTATTTTGTTGGTAATGTCTAAGTCATTGGCAAAATGGAACTgtttaagaaaatggaagtgtatAAATGCACTTgtgactgcattttgtgtttCCTTAAAGGGATCTTCCTTTAAAAATTGtttgtaaataataaacaatTAACCTCATCCTCAAAAGgttttgaaaatattttttgtgctcTGTTCTGATATTATGTCCTATTAAAATTGCAAAATGAATACATTACTATAATTGTATATGCACTGGCATGTAGCTAATAAATTGAAGCATACTTTCTCCCCCTAAAGGACCGTTTTGCTTTAGAAATATAGACTGCAAGTATGTGGTGCAGTCTAGGTTTCAGGTGTAACGAAGAAAATCAAGCATGATTTAAAATGGTATAGAATGAAATAAGGGAATTTAATTATAAGTAACACATAGATGACATAACCTTCAGGAACCGACAAGgcacaaacaataaacaaagCAGTCTCATAATGCACAGGGTAATGGACTACTTTAGGCACCAAAAAAGTATAAAACGAATTTCACAAAGGTTCCCTAATCTCCCCAACTGATAAACGGATCAAACATGAACATAAATTATGTTGGTTCCTTACCAATGTTGGTTCCTTACCCATGGGTCTAAACAGAACAGAGATCAGAAGTCGAAATATCTAACgtcgaaaacaaaacaaaaagagaaAGTCTGAGAAAGTTGTAGGGATGCATCCATGACCAGGTGTCATAGCCTGTACTGAAgtttacacaaatacacaaaacacGGCAGCTAGCAAACACCAGACCTTTCAGGGTCATAACAGTGGAAAGATCACATGATTGTGGAGCGGTGAGTAGgtcaaattatttatttattttatatttatctaCATTAATGATATTTTGAAAACTGCAAAAAACAACTATTAATTCCTgttaatcaaatcaaatgaaTCCAGTACCCAGGCCTGCTGGGTGGTGTGTTTTTGTTCTCGGTTAAGATGCTTCTATGAGTGGAGAATCTGATTCGGGGTCAAGACTTTGACCCAGAATGAATGTTTGAAATTACAACAAGGCGAACACTTGCGTCTTTTCTGACGTGTCTTTTGCCCCTGGGCAGTAGTTGTTCCTGTGTGACAGTGTGGAAAGTCCTGACAGATTGCAGCGCTGCCTGTGCATGTTTCTGCTTGTGAAATAATGGAGTAACCTACAGGATGAGCTGAGTGTGTGTCCATTTGTgtgaggtgcacacacacacgtatattaGCAAGTTTTGTTTAGAGAACTGCTGAAAACACTAATAATATGCTCTAGGATACTAAAAATAACATAACAAATACAGTTGTAATCAAAACATCATTATGAAATATTATGAAAAAATATCTTGAAAAGCTTActataaaaaataaagcattttcTGTgtttacatacataaaacatcaCACCAAAGTTCAACATGCAAAGTATTTGTATTTGAattatttgtatatttgtttacattttccAGTTCCCTCTCTCTGTTAAACCATTTTTTGTATATATACAGCTGGAAAGATGTGTAGTGAAAATATATACGTAGGTACAGCAAAttgtgaggtttgtgtgtgtgtgcatgtgcgcaagatagagagtgagagagatgaccTAAACCACAGTAGA from Brachyhypopomus gauderio isolate BG-103 chromosome 8, BGAUD_0.2, whole genome shotgun sequence harbors:
- the stat2 gene encoding signal transducer and activator of transcription 2 isoform X3 gives rise to the protein MYQEDPCKLAEIINWFLTKEKMILEAAELAHEVQRLEVQQNSVELEKHRLVENKMREFKEKVQEMEYALRGIEEQQDEFDFKFQTHQMDGTADTAEKNEQMRVLQQMINRINESRLVCALSFLAQMSSLLESFDKLLTMVLEELEEWKCRQQISCIGAPEDTNLEPLEKWFTQLGESAFQLRKFLEKLEELHGKLTYEHDPIKAQKPTLQQQLDMLLIRLLKNAFVVETQPSMPQGRGSLVLRTNVQFSVKTRFLFKVPELNHAMKVTVSIDKDVPQVKGYRRFNVLGTLSKVLNVSENMSAGMVADFRHLTLKEQKTGGGGKGSNDMSLSVTEELHVIHLETQFELHGLSVSLETSTLPVVVISNSSQQQSAWASVLWFNTLRADSKNLTFFASSPTATWSQLGKMLSWQFLSCGKRGLDSDQLDTLAQKLFGKQKSYDACKISWTKFSKENIHGTNFTFWVWMDGILNLVKLYLADLWHDGSIMGFITRGREKALLKQKQSGTFLLRFSESIRDGGITFSWVEYSNDGKPAVRTVQPFIGTDLKQIPLPEILRNFQLMEADNAPVFPLQFLYPQTPTDQAFGKYYNEKTGEASPYFKYIKTKLVFVSTENGCASLAEGPAPDLCDQHNGPSLEVNEDIMSRGLKNSLKNSPMLSSCSSSPDLSNGVLESFRPEELLDIIPTELPVELLSSTLENGVSDLFLDNFPLAISPEASPSWFLPDPDDISGFQELSFPVSQPLTP
- the stat2 gene encoding signal transducer and activator of transcription 2 isoform X2 codes for the protein MSRWERLKQLDSVSLQKLDDLYSKEALPMAVREYLAQWIEDQDWEHASRDTSRALVLFQVLLENLDNQYSRFMQERSFLMQRNFRRFKQDFQMYQEDPCKLAEIINWFLTKEKMILEAAELAHEVQRLEVQQNSVELEKHRLVENKMREFKEKVQEMEYALRGIEEQQDEFDFKFQTHQMDGTADTAEKNEQMRVLQQMINRINESRLSFLAQMSSLLESFDKLLTMVLEELEEWKCRQQISCIGAPEDTNLEPLEKWFTQLGESAFQLRKFLEKLEELHGKLTYEHDPIKAQKPTLQQQLDMLLIRLLKNAFVVETQPSMPQGRGSLVLRTNVQFSVKTRFLFKVPELNHAMKVTVSIDKDVPQVKGYRRFNVLGTLSKVLNVSENMSAGMVADFRHLTLKEQKTGGGGKGSNDMSLSVTEELHVIHLETQFELHGLSVSLETSTLPVVVISNSSQQQSAWASVLWFNTLRADSKNLTFFASSPTATWSQLGKMLSWQFLSCGKRGLDSDQLDTLAQKLFGKQKSYDACKISWTKFSKENIHGTNFTFWVWMDGILNLVKLYLADLWHDGSIMGFITRGREKALLKQKQSGTFLLRFSESIRDGGITFSWVEYSNDGKPAVRTVQPFIGTDLKQIPLPEILRNFQLMEADNAPVFPLQFLYPQTPTDQAFGKYYNEKTGEASPYFKYIKTKLVFVSTENGCASLAEGPAPDLCDQHNGPSLEVNEDIMSRGLKNSLKNSPMLSSCSSSPDLSNGVLESFRPEELLDIIPTELPVELLSSTLENGVSDLFLDNFPLAISPEASPSWFLPDPDDISGFQELSFPVSQPLTP